From a single Adhaeribacter swui genomic region:
- a CDS encoding pyridoxal phosphate-dependent aminotransferase → MIQKSNRLHNVFYEIRGPVFEKAMELELQGYKITRLNIGNPAPFGFDAPDEIIHDVIINLRRAQGYTESKGLFAARKAVMHDCQRKGIADVKIDDIYIGNGVSELILLSMQALLNNDDEILIPAPDYPLWTAAVNLAGGKAVHYLCDEASDWYPDLEDLESKITSRTKGLVVINPNNPTGAVYSEDVLRRLVAIAERHNLIIFSDEIYDRILYDDAVHYSPAAFSSDILFLTFSGLSKNYRAAGFRAGWMIVSGAKHRAKSYIEGLTALSSMRLCSNVPSQFAIQTALGGYQSINELVMPNGRLRKQRDACYEKLISIPGITCVKPKGAFYLFPKLDVQKFNIKDDMQFALDLLEDQHILIVHGTGFNWPHPDHFRIVYLPTVEELNATLDRMALFLKDYEGVAKIQ, encoded by the coding sequence ATGATACAGAAGAGTAACCGGCTGCATAATGTGTTTTATGAAATCCGCGGCCCCGTGTTCGAGAAAGCCATGGAGCTGGAGCTGCAAGGCTATAAAATAACCCGTTTAAATATTGGTAATCCCGCGCCGTTTGGCTTCGATGCGCCCGACGAAATTATTCACGACGTAATTATTAATTTGCGCCGTGCCCAGGGCTATACCGAATCAAAAGGTTTATTTGCGGCCCGCAAAGCCGTAATGCACGATTGCCAGCGCAAAGGCATTGCCGACGTAAAAATTGATGATATCTACATTGGTAACGGAGTAAGCGAACTGATTCTGCTCAGCATGCAGGCGTTGCTCAACAACGACGATGAAATTTTAATACCAGCACCCGATTACCCGCTCTGGACCGCTGCGGTAAATCTAGCCGGCGGTAAAGCCGTGCATTACCTCTGCGACGAAGCTTCGGATTGGTACCCGGACCTGGAAGATTTGGAAAGTAAAATTACGTCCCGGACTAAAGGTTTAGTGGTAATTAACCCGAATAACCCCACGGGGGCGGTTTACTCCGAAGATGTGTTGCGCCGCCTCGTAGCTATTGCCGAACGCCACAACTTGATTATTTTCTCCGACGAAATTTACGACCGCATTTTGTACGACGATGCTGTGCATTATTCGCCGGCGGCTTTTTCGAGCGATATCTTATTTCTAACTTTTAGCGGTTTATCGAAAAACTACCGGGCGGCTGGTTTCCGGGCTGGCTGGATGATTGTGAGCGGGGCCAAGCACCGGGCTAAATCGTATATCGAAGGATTAACCGCTTTATCGAGTATGCGCTTGTGCAGCAATGTGCCCTCGCAATTTGCCATTCAAACTGCCTTGGGCGGTTATCAAAGCATCAACGAGTTAGTTATGCCAAATGGCCGCTTGCGCAAACAACGCGATGCCTGCTACGAAAAGTTAATTTCTATCCCGGGAATTACCTGCGTAAAACCCAAAGGCGCTTTTTACCTCTTCCCGAAGCTGGATGTGCAAAAGTTTAACATCAAGGACGATATGCAGTTTGCCCTGGATTTACTCGAAGATCAGCATATTTTAATTGTGCACGGTACGGGCTTTAACTGGCCGCATCCCGATCATTTCCGGATTGTGTATTTACCTACGGTAGAAGAATTAAACGCCACCCTCGACCGCATGGCTTTGTTCCTGAAAGATTACGAAGGCGTAGCAAAGATTCAGTAG
- a CDS encoding TolB-like translocation protein produces the protein MPISTLLFSSKRKVLFLFASVFSYHTAQAQLDTNPPDVSWRQINTEKFQVIFPEGFENQAQHVANTLQYLHAPLSRSLQKEPRRLPLILQNRNAISNGFVTLAPRRSEFYTMPPQDYTLLGTNRWLDLLAVHEFRHVVQYDKARQSLSKLMYYLGGEYGLSVANNISIPNWFWEGDAVSTETAFTRSGRGRTPDFDLLYRTNLLSSRNYSYNKQHLGSFKDPVPNHYVLGYHLVTYGRRHYGADFWSGVIDQAASRFFVPFVFSSSLRYESGYSLPANYRRLQHELDSLWTGQVNQIELTEATTITKRSDSVYTNYEFPQELPDGSIVALKSGLGDYPQFVQVKLDGTEEKLFTPGPLNGNAMLSVAQNKIVWSEYEFDPRWQVRTYSVLKTYDLATGKKQVLQRKTRLAAPAFSPDASKIAAIEATLKNEYALVILDAITGKELKRIPAPQNDFLSMPRWSPDGKNIVLLRTANGQRTIQLLDPESNTFTEVLPPTTENIGHPVMVGNYVYFNAPYTGIENVFALDITTRQQYQVTSRPFAGTNATISHDGQQIIFNDFTKNGYIVARMPHNPATWVPLAQVPDTRVKYYQPVVEQEGNPDILTQVPNQVYPVQPYSKFKNIVKPHSWAPGRDPVNNIYTATLYSQDLLSTTVATATYSYNANEKTSRGQVGLSYQGFYPIINVAGAIGQRAEVKDDSLEYGWREKSITAGFQIPLNLTHSRYQESLVFGADANVTDVSDYERPRTALTEQSNGTLRNLHYNVAYIRSHSRSKRDLAGRFEQRLAINYYHTPMGGDYKSGLFAATAQFAFPGLFKHHSFQIGGNYQHQDVENYRFASTIIFPRGYSYRSHQNFAGGFVQYRLPLWYPDLALGPFLYFQRLRGNVFFDYGQGRSKAVIYQPNRNYQSIGAELSTDFNVMRFNGILWNFGVRFSYLPQEKDLQVEVLVVDVGF, from the coding sequence CCAACACCCTACAGTACTTGCACGCGCCTTTATCGCGTAGCCTGCAGAAAGAACCCCGCCGCTTGCCGCTGATCTTACAAAATCGCAACGCAATTTCCAACGGTTTTGTAACCCTGGCGCCCCGCCGGTCGGAGTTTTACACCATGCCCCCGCAGGATTACACTTTATTGGGTACTAACCGTTGGCTCGATTTACTGGCGGTACACGAGTTCCGGCACGTGGTGCAATACGACAAAGCCCGGCAAAGCTTATCTAAATTAATGTATTATTTGGGCGGCGAATACGGCTTATCCGTTGCCAATAATATTTCTATCCCTAACTGGTTTTGGGAAGGCGATGCCGTGAGTACCGAAACCGCATTTACCCGCAGTGGCCGCGGTCGCACTCCGGATTTTGATTTACTGTACCGCACCAATTTACTCAGCAGCCGCAATTACTCCTACAACAAGCAGCATTTAGGTTCTTTTAAAGACCCGGTACCCAACCACTACGTGTTGGGCTATCATTTGGTAACCTATGGCCGCCGGCATTACGGGGCCGATTTCTGGAGCGGCGTAATAGACCAGGCCGCGAGCCGATTTTTTGTGCCTTTTGTGTTTTCGTCGTCGTTGCGCTACGAAAGCGGTTATAGTTTGCCCGCTAATTACCGCCGCCTGCAACACGAACTCGATTCACTCTGGACGGGGCAAGTGAACCAAATTGAACTTACCGAGGCTACCACGATTACCAAACGCAGCGATTCTGTTTACACCAACTACGAGTTTCCGCAGGAACTGCCGGATGGCAGCATTGTGGCGCTTAAATCCGGCTTAGGCGATTACCCGCAGTTCGTACAAGTTAAACTGGATGGTACCGAAGAAAAATTGTTTACCCCAGGCCCGTTGAACGGCAACGCCATGTTATCGGTGGCGCAAAATAAAATTGTGTGGTCGGAGTACGAGTTTGACCCGCGGTGGCAAGTAAGAACTTACTCGGTTTTAAAAACCTACGACCTAGCTACCGGTAAAAAACAGGTTTTACAACGGAAAACCCGTTTAGCAGCCCCGGCCTTTTCGCCGGATGCCAGTAAAATTGCAGCCATAGAAGCTACGTTAAAAAACGAATACGCTCTGGTTATTTTGGATGCTATTACCGGGAAAGAACTAAAACGGATTCCAGCGCCCCAAAACGACTTCCTTTCGATGCCGCGCTGGTCGCCCGATGGTAAAAACATTGTTTTACTCCGGACTGCCAATGGCCAGCGTACCATTCAATTGCTCGATCCCGAAAGCAATACTTTTACCGAAGTGCTGCCACCTACTACCGAAAACATCGGGCACCCCGTAATGGTGGGCAATTACGTGTACTTTAATGCCCCTTATACCGGCATCGAAAATGTATTTGCCCTGGATATAACTACCCGGCAGCAATACCAGGTAACTTCCCGGCCATTTGCCGGCACCAATGCCACCATCAGCCACGATGGGCAACAAATTATATTCAACGATTTCACCAAAAACGGGTATATTGTCGCCCGCATGCCGCATAACCCGGCTACCTGGGTACCGCTGGCGCAGGTGCCAGATACCCGCGTAAAATACTACCAGCCCGTAGTGGAACAGGAAGGCAATCCGGATATTTTAACCCAGGTACCTAACCAGGTGTACCCCGTGCAGCCTTATTCAAAATTTAAAAATATTGTAAAGCCCCATAGTTGGGCACCTGGCCGCGACCCGGTTAACAACATTTATACCGCTACCCTTTACTCCCAGGATTTGCTCAGTACTACCGTAGCTACGGCAACCTATTCCTACAACGCCAACGAGAAAACCAGTCGGGGACAGGTGGGCCTCAGCTATCAGGGCTTTTACCCGATTATAAATGTTGCCGGCGCTATCGGTCAGCGGGCCGAAGTAAAAGACGATTCCTTAGAGTATGGCTGGCGCGAAAAAAGTATCACGGCCGGTTTCCAGATCCCCTTAAATTTAACGCACTCCCGTTACCAGGAAAGTTTAGTTTTTGGCGCCGATGCCAATGTTACAGATGTTTCGGATTACGAACGGCCGCGGACTGCTTTAACCGAGCAATCAAATGGTACGCTGCGTAACTTACATTATAATGTAGCTTATATCCGCAGCCATAGCCGAAGCAAGCGCGATTTAGCCGGCCGGTTTGAACAACGTTTAGCGATAAATTATTACCATACCCCCATGGGCGGAGATTATAAAAGTGGTTTGTTTGCGGCTACGGCGCAATTTGCTTTTCCGGGTTTGTTTAAGCACCATTCTTTCCAGATTGGCGGTAATTACCAGCACCAGGATGTCGAGAATTACCGCTTTGCCAGCACCATTATTTTCCCAAGGGGCTATAGCTACCGCTCGCACCAAAATTTTGCGGGTGGTTTTGTGCAATACCGCTTACCGCTCTGGTACCCCGATTTAGCTTTAGGGCCTTTCCTGTATTTTCAGCGGTTGCGGGGTAACGTATTTTTTGATTACGGCCAGGGCAGGAGCAAGGCGGTGATTTACCAGCCCAACAGAAATTACCAATCCATCGGCGCAGAGCTAAGCACCGATTTTAACGTCATGCGCTTCAACGGGATTTTATGGAATTTCGGGGTTCGCTTCTCGTATTTGCCCCAGGAAAAGGATTTACAGGTGGAAGTGCTGGTAGTGGATGTTGGTTTTTAA